One window of the Salvelinus fontinalis isolate EN_2023a chromosome 2, ASM2944872v1, whole genome shotgun sequence genome contains the following:
- the LOC129817262 gene encoding neuronal acetylcholine receptor subunit alpha-10-like isoform X1, translated as MHLWSLFPMLLFFLGVSFLPASLGAHGRYAQKLLTDLFANYTNALRPVEDTDHIINVTLQITLSQIIDMDERNQILTTYLWIRQVWTDAYLTWKKEDYDGLDTIRIPSSYVWRPDIVLYNNADDQFASSMETNVVIRNDGQIMWDQPAITKSSCSVDVSFFPFDAQQCRLTFGSWTHNGNQMDLVNALDSADLADFVANVEWEVLGMPAKKNVILYGCCSDPYPDITYTLHLKRRASFYIFNLLIPCMMISFLAPLGFYLPADSGEKVSLGVTVLLALTVFQLLVAESMPPSENVPLIGKYYIATMTMITASTALTIFIMNIHHCGPEARPVPEWARRFILHYLARICFVYEVGENCFTGTPKKKAPPELPPDHNINPKTRSTNWDVNGESLGGMGGMGGEEGVGVGVKTQKEEGDRLDVKRGSYQTFEPSWWKDNLFVSIDAGEEEEGAAGGEKEGGGEAEIEKGFRGESGYMGGAVAAERGKGGGGERGCVGGGGERKEGSLGGAEARVRREVVVRAQCVCQHQALCRNIEYIASCYHDQRSTQRRTGEWRKVAKVMDRLFMWLFFIMVFLMSLLIMGKAV; from the exons ATGCATCTATGGAGCTTATTTCCTATGTTGCTGTTCTTCCTCGGTGTAAGTTTTCTTCCAG CGAGTCTTGGTGCTCATGGGAGGTATGCTCAGAAGTTGCTGACTGATTTGTTCGCTAACTACACCAACGCTCTGAGACCAGTGGAGGACACGGACCACATCATCAATGTCACGCTGCAGATCACCCTCTCACAGATAATCGACAtg GATGAGCGTAACCAGATCCTGACCACGTACCTGTGGATCCGGCAGGTGTGGACGGACGCCTACCTCACTTGGAAGAAGGAGGACTACGATGGTCTCGATACCATCCGTATACCTAGTAGTTATGTATGGAGGCCTGATATTGTCCTATATAACAA tgcTGATGACCAGTTCGCCAGCTCCATGGAGACCAATGTGGTGATCCGTAACGATGGACAGATCATGTGGGACCAGCCGGCCATCACTAAGAGCTCGTGCTCAGTGGATGTGTCCTTCTTCCCGTTTGATGCCCAGCAGTGTCGCCTAACCTTCGGCTCCTGGACACACAACGGCAACCAGATGGACCTGGTCAACGCCCTGGACAGTGCTGACCTGGCCGACTTCGTGGCCAATGTAGAGTGGGAG GTACTGGGCATGCCAGCCAAGAAGAACGTGATCCTGTACGGCTGCTGCTCGGACCCCTATCCAGACATCACCTACACCCTGCACCTGAAACGCAGGGCCTCCTTCTACATCTTTAACCTGCTCATCCCTTGTATGATGATCTCCTTCCTGGCCCCGCTGGGCTTCTACCTGCCAGCTGACTCTGGGGAGAAAGTGTCCCTGGGGGTCACCGTGCTGCTGGCCCTGACCGTGTTTCAGCTGCTAGTGGCAGAGAGCATGCCACCCTCGGAGAACGTACCACTCATAG GCAAGTACTACATTGCTACCATGACGATGATCACTGCGTCGACCGCCCTGACCATCTTCATCATGAACATCCATCACTGTGGTCCGGAGGCGCGTCCCGTCCCTGAGTGGGCCCGCCGCTTCATCCTGCACTACCTGGCGCGGATCTGCTTTGTCTATGAGGTGGGAGAGAACTGCTTCACCGGCACCCCCAAGAAAAAGGCCCCGCCCGAGCTCCCACCTGACCACAATATCAACCCCAAAACCAGAAGTACGAACTGGGATGTGAATGGGGAGTCCTTGGGAGGCATGGGAGGGATGGGTGGAGAGGAAGGGGTTGGCGTGGGCGTAAAAACACAGAAAGAGGAGGGGGATAGACTGGATGTGAAAAGAGGCTCATACCAAACCTTTGAGCCCAGTTGGTGGAAAGACAACCTGTTTGTGAGTATAGatgctggagaggaggaggagggagcagCAGGAGGTGagaaagaaggaggaggagaggcagaaatAGAGAAGGGTTTCAGAGGAGAAAGTGGGTACATGGGAGGAGCAGTGGCGGCAGAAAGAGGcaaaggtggaggaggagagagaggctgtgtgggaggaggtggagaaagaAAAGAAGGATCATTAGGAGGCGCAGAGGCTAGGGTTAGgagggaggtggtggtgagggcccagtgtgtgtgtcagcaccaAGCGCTATGCAGGAACATCGAGTACATCGCCAGCTGCTACCACGACCAGCGCTCCACCCAGAGACGTACGGGTGAGTGGAGGAAGGTGGCCAAGGTTATGGACCGACTCTTCATGTGGCTCTTCTTCATCATGGTCTTCCTCATGAGCCTCCTCATCATGGGCAAGGCTGTCTGA
- the LOC129817262 gene encoding neuronal acetylcholine receptor subunit alpha-10-like isoform X2, with amino-acid sequence MDERNQILTTYLWIRQVWTDAYLTWKKEDYDGLDTIRIPSSYVWRPDIVLYNNADDQFASSMETNVVIRNDGQIMWDQPAITKSSCSVDVSFFPFDAQQCRLTFGSWTHNGNQMDLVNALDSADLADFVANVEWEVLGMPAKKNVILYGCCSDPYPDITYTLHLKRRASFYIFNLLIPCMMISFLAPLGFYLPADSGEKVSLGVTVLLALTVFQLLVAESMPPSENVPLIGKYYIATMTMITASTALTIFIMNIHHCGPEARPVPEWARRFILHYLARICFVYEVGENCFTGTPKKKAPPELPPDHNINPKTRSTNWDVNGESLGGMGGMGGEEGVGVGVKTQKEEGDRLDVKRGSYQTFEPSWWKDNLFVSIDAGEEEEGAAGGEKEGGGEAEIEKGFRGESGYMGGAVAAERGKGGGGERGCVGGGGERKEGSLGGAEARVRREVVVRAQCVCQHQALCRNIEYIASCYHDQRSTQRRTGEWRKVAKVMDRLFMWLFFIMVFLMSLLIMGKAV; translated from the exons Atg GATGAGCGTAACCAGATCCTGACCACGTACCTGTGGATCCGGCAGGTGTGGACGGACGCCTACCTCACTTGGAAGAAGGAGGACTACGATGGTCTCGATACCATCCGTATACCTAGTAGTTATGTATGGAGGCCTGATATTGTCCTATATAACAA tgcTGATGACCAGTTCGCCAGCTCCATGGAGACCAATGTGGTGATCCGTAACGATGGACAGATCATGTGGGACCAGCCGGCCATCACTAAGAGCTCGTGCTCAGTGGATGTGTCCTTCTTCCCGTTTGATGCCCAGCAGTGTCGCCTAACCTTCGGCTCCTGGACACACAACGGCAACCAGATGGACCTGGTCAACGCCCTGGACAGTGCTGACCTGGCCGACTTCGTGGCCAATGTAGAGTGGGAG GTACTGGGCATGCCAGCCAAGAAGAACGTGATCCTGTACGGCTGCTGCTCGGACCCCTATCCAGACATCACCTACACCCTGCACCTGAAACGCAGGGCCTCCTTCTACATCTTTAACCTGCTCATCCCTTGTATGATGATCTCCTTCCTGGCCCCGCTGGGCTTCTACCTGCCAGCTGACTCTGGGGAGAAAGTGTCCCTGGGGGTCACCGTGCTGCTGGCCCTGACCGTGTTTCAGCTGCTAGTGGCAGAGAGCATGCCACCCTCGGAGAACGTACCACTCATAG GCAAGTACTACATTGCTACCATGACGATGATCACTGCGTCGACCGCCCTGACCATCTTCATCATGAACATCCATCACTGTGGTCCGGAGGCGCGTCCCGTCCCTGAGTGGGCCCGCCGCTTCATCCTGCACTACCTGGCGCGGATCTGCTTTGTCTATGAGGTGGGAGAGAACTGCTTCACCGGCACCCCCAAGAAAAAGGCCCCGCCCGAGCTCCCACCTGACCACAATATCAACCCCAAAACCAGAAGTACGAACTGGGATGTGAATGGGGAGTCCTTGGGAGGCATGGGAGGGATGGGTGGAGAGGAAGGGGTTGGCGTGGGCGTAAAAACACAGAAAGAGGAGGGGGATAGACTGGATGTGAAAAGAGGCTCATACCAAACCTTTGAGCCCAGTTGGTGGAAAGACAACCTGTTTGTGAGTATAGatgctggagaggaggaggagggagcagCAGGAGGTGagaaagaaggaggaggagaggcagaaatAGAGAAGGGTTTCAGAGGAGAAAGTGGGTACATGGGAGGAGCAGTGGCGGCAGAAAGAGGcaaaggtggaggaggagagagaggctgtgtgggaggaggtggagaaagaAAAGAAGGATCATTAGGAGGCGCAGAGGCTAGGGTTAGgagggaggtggtggtgagggcccagtgtgtgtgtcagcaccaAGCGCTATGCAGGAACATCGAGTACATCGCCAGCTGCTACCACGACCAGCGCTCCACCCAGAGACGTACGGGTGAGTGGAGGAAGGTGGCCAAGGTTATGGACCGACTCTTCATGTGGCTCTTCTTCATCATGGTCTTCCTCATGAGCCTCCTCATCATGGGCAAGGCTGTCTGA